The sequence CTTTcttccattttatttttattttccttctcacttttttgtttgttttcagaatCTTCCAGTAGCACCAGTGGCTCTGACAGTGAGGGTGATGAAAAAAGACCAGTCTTCAGCAATGAGTTCAAACAAGACTCTCTTGTGGAGGGTACTTCATCTCGCTACTCAATGTATAACAGTGTCTCCCAAAAGCTGATGGTAGGTCAAAATAGTTTTGGACCAAACTATTAAGAGCTGATGAGAGCAAAGTGAAAAGATCAATTTGTTATAAAAAAAACTTTGATTCTGATCCATTTTGTAGCAGGGTTCTCTGTCTTTTATATCCTTACTGTTTTGTACATACATGAAATTGACTGCATCCCCATGTTTTGTTATTGTTCTCTTATTGCTAAAATTTactgagagaaaacctgaaaaaCTAGCAGATAATGAACATAGTTCTTTTAACCTAAGAGATATGTATGTGTTTCAGGTGCAATGTCTTGCATTCCTCCTCTGAGTTTTATGTGAAGTTTTAACTGGTATTTGAAATGCATCTGAATGCATGTTCACAACAAAGAATATCATCACAACATGAATTTTTTTCTATACCAATGTCTTTTTTTATGAACCATTCATGCTTACTGAAGCCTGTGATGAATGGCTCCAGGCTCCTCACTACTTTTCTCTCTGAGCAAGCTCTTCCCGCATTACTGAGCCTTTTGCTGTCATTTCAAACATCATTCTTCAGATCTAGTTTTTTTGTATCCTGCCTCAGTGAAGTGAACTCACTCAAAAGTCCTGAAAGCTGCAATTGAGATTAAAAATGCTCAGTGCCTTCGAGTCACTTCAGGGCGATGTGCCATTTTCTGCACTACTCTTTGACCTCAGCAGCAGTACAGAAACTCGAGTCCACTTTTCTCAGagtgctccctttgctccctttTTAGGCCAAGATGGGCTTCCGGGAAGGAGAAGGTCTGGGAAAATATGGCCAAGGCAGGAAAGATATTGTTGAGGCCTCCAATCAGAAGGGAAGGAGAGGCTTTGGCCTGACCCTCAAAGGATTTGATGGGGAGCTCAATGTTGATTGGCAGGATGAGCCAGAGGTAAGTACTTTCTGTTTTAAGCCATTTTTCTTGTTGTGTTCAGCAAAAACTGGGTGAAAGAATGTGTAAACTGTGGTTTTTCTTGGCAGCTGTCTCTTTTCCAGTGTCTCTAAACTGTACTTTGAGTACTAGACTTCTGTTCTGCCTTGAGTAACGGACTCTAATAAAGGGGAATgtggtgagggtttttttttttgttggttttttttttttttttttgtggtggagGTGATTgaggttgttttttattttaaaaatgaataaGACATGTTTTAGTCCAGGAGGAAAAAACTCTACAATTTTGGTAGAAAAAACTCTACAGTTTTCTACACCATGACTTGGTGCTGAAGTCATGGCATAACCCCTTATGCTAGCATTGGGAGGCAAACTTTTGGGGAGCAattagtttttatatttttctagtAAAAACATCTTTGGCTCTTCCCATGACTTGTGTTTGCAGCCTAGTGCCTATGAGAAGGTGGACTGGTGCCCTGAATGTACCACAGAGATCCCAGATGCTCAGGAGCTGAAGGAGTGGATGACTGTGGGGAAGGTAATTTTGTATGTCTTGGTACTTACCAGCCTAAGATAAAGCAGGATACTCAGCCTGGGCCAGTTGCCCTGTCAAATAGCTGTAGAATAGCATGAACTCTGAACAACCTCTTGAGGTTGCTAGTTTAGCTTCCTACCTAAAGCAGATCCAGCTAGATCtgatcaggttgctcaaggccttgTTTAATGGAATTTGGAGTATATTCAGGGATGGAAGCTTTACAGCCTGTTTGGGCATCTATTCAGTGTTTGACAACCCGATGGACAAAAGAAAATTTACATATGGCTAATTAGCATTTTTTTAATGTGGCTTTTGTCCATTGTTTCTTGTCTTGTCACTGTACATCTCTAGGAGCCTAGGTCAATCTTTTCTGCCTCCTGTTAGGGACTTGTCCCATTGTTAGGTACAGCAATAGGATCTCCCTTTCTGCATTCTGAACAAACTGTTCTCAGCTTTTTCTCATATACCAGGTGCTTTTTGACCCTTGTCATTTTGCTGGCCCTTTTGCTGCTTTTGTTCCAGTGTGTCCATTCTTATACTGGGGAGTGCTTAAACTGGATATAGTATTTCATATGTGATCTCAAGATGCCTAACATGGGAGAAAATTCCTCAGCCTAattgccacactgctgctgataCAGCCTAGTGTGTGATTGGCAGCCTTCATGCATTATTGGTACATGCTGCATTCTGAAATGACAATAGCATGCTTGCTAATTGCTCCCTGTGCTCTTGTCCTGTTGCAGAGGAAGTTGATGATTGAAGATGAAACAGAGTTCTGTAATGAAGAGCTTTTACATAGTGTCCTGCAATGCAAGGTGAGCCCCCTTTTTAGAGAGGAACTGAAGTTTTGGGGAAGCAAGTGAAATAAATAATTAAAGAGGACTGAGTAGTTAGGTAATTGACAAGAGCTCAGAATGCCCTCTGTCACTTTGATGTCACTGGGATGACCTAGCATCCTTTTTTATTTTACTATCTGTTCAGCAGCCTGTTTTGAATCTCAGCCTTCTGAGAGATTTTCTTGCTATAACTGCAGCTGGCAGCTAAGTCCCCTGCAGCTGCTCACCCATTCTCCCACCAGCAGGATTGGGGAGAGCATGGGAAGGGTAAAAGTGAAGAAAAGTCATAGGTTTAGACAAAGGCAATTTAATAAGTAAAGCAAAAGCCACTCAATAGaaggaaagcaaaacaaggaattaattcaaggaattaattcactgcttgccatgggcagggtgaTCAGCCGTCTATcttcaggagagcagggctccatcagaTGCAAGgcttacttgggaagacaaaaccCTAACTCTCAATGTCCTTggcttcctccttcttcccccagccttaTATAGTAAGCAGTATAGggtatggtatggaatatctgTTTGGGCAGTTGGGGTCACCTGTTCCAGCTATGTCCCCTCCAAACTCCAGAAGAATGCATTCCCCACCTACTTGCTGGCAGGGTGGTATGAGGATCAGAAAAGGACTTAATGATGTTCAAACGCTGCTCAGaagtaacaaaaacatctctatgtTATCAACACTGTTACCATCACAAATCCAAAATGTATCTCAATACTAGCTAATATGAAACTACTACTATGAAacaaattaactctaccccaggcAAAACCAGCTCGgaggggacagaaagcagtgaCCCGCCCTTAGGCCGACGGAAGGGCTAAAGTCTTGACTAAACTAAGGAAATGAGTTCCCCTTCTTTTCTTGTCTGTTCAGTCTTTCCTCCTAGATTTTATCATGCCCTTGTATACAGCAATAGAGTGTGTGTTTATATATGTGAAAGAAATACTTTAGGCTGGGACTGCTTTTGAGGTGGCTAACCATGTTATCAGGCTCTGGAGCTATCAGTACAGAATTTGTCAGTGTTATTAAATTTGCTTAAGAGCTGAGGTGGCTTAGAAGAAGAGCAAATATCATTATGAGACAGAAAACCATTTTGTATTGGTGAACCAAATCCTGCATGGAGTTTGCTGTCTAAGGAGAGAGAAGCAAGAAATAAGACATGCTGATGCCTACCTATCCCTCCAGCCAGTGCCAGGTCCAGATGAGCTTTGTTTCTGTTTGTGCAGAGTGTATTTGATGAGCTGGATGGAGAAGAAATGCGTCGAGCCCGAACAAGGTCTAACCCCTATGAGATGATCCGTGGAGCTTTCTTCCTGAACAGGTTTGTAGAATGTCTGGTACTGCAGTCCCTTCCCATGTAGGTCCATTTGCAGCTGAGGGAGCCAAGGATGAAACTTATCAAGGCCCTATTTATGTGTTCACAGGGCTGCGATGAAGATGGCAAATATGGACCATGTTTTTGACTACATGTTTACAAACCCTAAGGACAGCCAAGGGGTGAGTTCCTCTAACTTTCAAACAGCAGTGCTTTCTCAGAAAATGTGGAAGGTGGGAAGAAAGGAGAATCTTTAGGATACTAGCTGTGAAAACAGGTCCTTGAAAGATTCCTCTGAGCAGTGTAGTTTATGATGTATGTGGTTTGACTGATGGGAGCTGTTACAGGTCAGAAGAATTTCCTCAGTTTCCTTTTGCAGGTGCCTTTGATAAAGGAGTATGATGCAGAGCTGCTCTACTTTGCTGATGTGTGTGCTGGTCCCGGAGGCTTCTCTGAATATGTCTTGTGGAGGCGCAAGTGGCATGCGAAAGGATTTGGCATGACCTTGAAAGGACCAAATGATTTTAAACTGGAGGATTTCTATTCTGCTTCCAGTGAGCTCTTTGAGCCTTATTATGGTATGTAGTGCACCCATGAGTGTTACCTGATATTTTTGCTCATGCTGCAGCCTCTGTATTAGTGGCAGGACTGGTATCGATACCAGCAGGGGGATCTAGGAGAAGCCTAGGGAACCATTTTGCAAGGTAGAAGGGGGCTGTCATTGGAGAAAAGGCTTGAGGTTGGTGAGCTTGCATGTCAAGAAATTTTTCTGAGaagtaattttcattttttcaaaaTCATTTGCATTTCTTACCAGTCTGACCTGGGAATATGTTTCATTGTAGCAATTGATATTTGAGTTCTTTGCTTATCTGAACATTATAGAGTGCTTAAAGATTGCTTGGCAATGTTCATCTCACATCACTGATCTCAGCCTGAAACAGTGAATGAGATGActtgtcatagaatcatagaattgtgtgggttgaaagggacctaaaATCATCTAGCACCAACCCCCCTGCTGtgaacagggacaccttccaagggaccagattgctcaaagccccatccaagctggccatGAACAGAGactgggcatccacagcttttctgggcaatgtGTCCCAGTGACTCATcactctgagtaaagaatttcttgttAATGTCTATTTTAAACGTGCCctatttcagtttaaagccattatgCATTATTCTCTCACTATATGCCCTGATAAAAAGTCCCTTCCCATCTTTACTGTAGCCCACTTTAGATACTGAAGGATGCTTGGACTTcctagagccttctcttctcttctctaggCTAAACTGCCTCAGTGTTCTCCATCTATCCTTatgggagaggtgctccagcctccTGATGTGCCCAAAGATCTATTAGCAGAGCCAGTTAGACACCTCATTTACCCAACTGTCAGCATGTTTCTGTATCAGACCTTCCTAGCTGTGCTCTCATAATTGATTGTGGGCTCTTAGTAAAGATAAATAAAACAGATTTGGGCTAGAGGCTGTATCTGAATCACTGTGACTAAATGAGCTGCTTAACCCAAGGAGGTTTGTTATTTTAACATGTTTTACCTAGCATTGAGAAAGACTGAACAGGTGTACACAGACAATTGCTGCATCTCATCTCATGCATTGTAACTAGTTAATACTGATGATGTGTTTGAGCCCTCTGTCTGCCTTGCCTTTAGGACTAGAAGGGGAAATCCAAGGATTGCTAGTATTTGTGCTTCTTATTTCAGACTATTAAAGAAACTGGAAGGTGACTGTCGTGTAGAGCAGGGagtttgcttttctgttgttgtgccttgtgtggatttttttttctctccaccacTTACTCATGTTGGCTGCCACTCTTACACCTGACTATGAGCTCTTAGTGAATGGTTAGTAGCACTTAAGGATTAGATCTTAGTTAAAGTGAAGGTTCATGGCAAGGGCAGCAAGGCAGATAAACACCTTGGCTGCAGTGTTTGGATCTTCATAGTTCACAGCAAACTGGTGTTACGGAGAGGAGGACATACCTGGAGAAATTAATAGCCCAATGATTTTGATTAACTTTCTTGATCCCTTTCTGTTATGCTATAAAGTCCAGTGAGGTGTGTACAGACTAATGGGAAGGAAGTAGCCTGGCATGCTATTTCTGTTGTGAAGAATGGTAAAAAATTCCAGTGTCACTTCACTTACTGACAGGATGGTTGTGGGGAGTTTGGTTATCAAAACCATATCATGCATCCTGATCTCTTCTGCTTTCTAGTCCTCCAGCTGAGGTAATAGAATCTGTAGTTGTAGAAGATTTACAGGGTCTAATACTAAATAGAAGTTCAGGGTTACTTGAGGCACAACTGGTAAGCTCTAGAATGCAGCTTAGCTCAGCTTTCTAAAACAGCAGCTTTAAAAGAGCCACAGAGGAAAACTGTATGAGTATTTGTGCACAAATCCTACGTCTCTTTCCCTACTCCCTTTGTAAACTTGTTCACAGTTTTTTGGGGGTGGGTTGCTTTTTTAAAGCTCAAATTACACTGTGCTTGAAAATAGGCTATTATGTTTCTTTGGAATGATTAGAATTCTTAGTAGAAGGTTACAAATGCACAATATAAAGAATTTTGCCTTGTCTGTAATAACATGTTTTTAACAGGTGAACTGTGCAGTGCAGTTGGACCTTATCTTTTCATTAGGTTCAGCTATGTGCCACTCCTGCTTGGATGAGAATATTATGTTGTCATATAGTCTTCATTTGTCTTGTGCTGAGGCTAACGTACAACTCATCATTTGAGCATGGTTATTGTATGGTCTTGTTTCAGCCCCCCAGCCACTCAATCTGAATAATTTTTCTGAATTAAAAAGCATCTTTGGTGGTGAACAAAGGACTTTGTAATGTTTATTCCACCTATCAAGGTCTATTCAATTTCTGACTAAATGTTGATTGAATACAATAGATCATCTGCACATACTGATCTTTTATTTGTTCTTGCAAATGTATTATTGAttgtctcctttttttctttaggaGAGGGTGGGATTGATGGAGACGGAGACATCACTCGATCAGAGAACATTACTGCTTTCCAGAATTTTGTTTTGGACAATACTGATCACAAGGGAGTGCATTTCTTAATGGCTGATGGGGttggtttatttctttttcttcttgcactAAAAAAAGCCTGACAAAACCGACACCTTTGTCTGCATGCAAGAGGGTGTTTGACATGTGTAGCTACAATTATGAAATTGTACAAGCCTTGCCATTAAAATTTCTAGTGCTGATTCTTCTACTTTAAACAAACAGAAATGATCATGATTCTGTTATTTAGTTCCTCAGAATCCTTTGCTTGACCAACAGATTTGTGGAGATACTAATCATATGCCATGCACTTTGCAGGGTTTCTCAGTGGAGGGCCAGGAGAATCTGCAAGAAATCCTGAGCAAGCAGCTCATGCTTTGCCAGTTCCTCACAGCACTGTCCATTGTCCGGACAGGTATGTTCTGTCCATTAACCTTCCTCCTTCTCTGAGGTGTCTATGGCACTAGGGAACGTTGCTGTACAATTTTTATTAGTGCCTTGAAGTCTGCTCTGCCATGAGTTGCACAGAATTGAATGTGTATGCATAAGTCCTGAGATGGTTGTCACAAAGCTGAGAGATGTGGCGAGAAAAATGAGCTAATCTGTTGTGATAACTGGGCAGTCTACCTGAGATTTATGGCACTAGCTGGACCAACTTCCTCAATATCCCAGCTGATTGGAGCTGAGTGGTGTTTATCCAGTTCTTTCTTTCCTCTAGCTTTTCTCCTTTAAATCTGTCATCTGTGGGATAAGAACTAATGATGCCTTACCCTGTCTTAGTGCACCTCATTGTTGGTAAATGATGAACCTTACACTGTGTCTCCTTCCGATGGGTcctgtcttccactgagtttagTTAGCCTTTGGCACTGATATAGAAGACAATTTGTAACAAAATGATAATTTGTATCTTATGCCCTATGTTTTGAGGAACCTGAGGCAATGATCTACTAAGGAGTAGTCTCAAATGTGATGTGATAAAAGGGGCAGCTTTCTTTAAGTCTTTCCTACATGGGTAGACGATAGTTCTGTAAAAATGATGATAGTTctgtttgctttttgcttgggGAAATTGGGAATCTTGTTTGAAGGAGAGGGGCAACACAGACTCTTTTCTCTCTAGATGGCAAGTTGTTCTGTTCAGGTAACATCTATTAGTCTTTTCCTCTAGTCTGAGGTTCCTTGTTGCATATATCAGGGCTCCTCTTCCCTGGAGGCTTTGGGATGGCATACTGCCAGGCTGTAGGGCACAGTCTGGGCCTGGAAGGGAAGGATGGGGGGCAGATAGGAGGTTTGCTTGTGAGACAGCCTACGTACCAATTAGATTCTTGCCAAGGGAATGCTTTTTTCTCTTTGCTGCAGACACATAGGGAAGATGTTTCATGAAGTCTTGCTGGCCCATTTCATAACTGTGTTCTGGATGCTGTTTAATTGCACAAAAACTCTGTTACTAGTTCTGCAGAAGGATTGAGGTGCTCAGTATCTCCTTATTTCCTTATTATCTCCTGGCATCAATgtacttcctcttttttttacaggaggacATTTTGTCTGCAAAACCTTTGACCTGTTTACTCCATTCAGTGTGGGTCTTGTTTATCTGCTGTATTGCTGCTTTGAGAGAATTTGCATCTTTAAACCTGTGACAAGCCGCCCTGCTAACTCGGAGAGGTGAGATGCTTGAGCATGAGGGCCTTCTAAAGAGAGCAATCCTCTAAATACAGTGATAGATGGATTTGGGTAATCTTAGTGGAGGCTTTGTGACCTGCCTCAATTAGCAGGTGTCTTGGAGGAGGAAACATTTTAGCTGTTTGGTAAATTATAGACAAGGTAGAGATGATATTTGCCAAATTACTGTTATGGGAAGGAAGCTATGGAACTGGGTATGTAACAGATCTTGTTTTGCATGAAACAACTATGGTTTCATGAAGCCAGAGGATATATGAGAGGTTGGACATGAGCTGGCACTGCGTGCTCACACCCAGAAAGCCAGTTGTATCCTGGGTTGCTtccaaagcagcatggccagcaggattAGGAAAGGGACTGTGCCCTGctactctgctctggtgagacccatcctgcagtgctgcatccagctctggggtccccagcacaaggAAGGATATgtacctgttggagcaagtccagaggaggaaaACCAACATGATTTCAACGATGGAGCGCATTTCCtatgaggaaagactgagaattgggattgttcagcctggaaaagagaaggcttaggGGTGGCCTAACTGGGGCCTTCCAGTACTTGAAGgtactggatgatctttaagatcccttccaacccaaaccattctatgattctgtgatattaTCTGTGTTTTCATTGTATCTGTCAATTTTAGCAGAATTGATTTACTACTTGGGGGAGATATGTCGGGGGTTTTCATAGGGTTGCATTTCCTTGTCTTTCCAGAGCTTAGAAAATGTACGATGACTCAGTGATAGGTCAGTTTGCATCTTCCTAAGGATATTCAGGAGGAAAGAGTTCCTGGGGTTTGGGAAGCTCCCCTTTAAATGGGAGTGTGGCAGAAAAgttggctgtgtgaaggaaccgatgtctgtgccttgctgtgcaggtaCGTGGTGTGCAAAGGCCTGAAGTCAGGCATTGAGGATGTGCGGGATTACCTGTTCACAGTAAACATCAGACTCAACCAGCTGCGCAATTCCGACGTGGATGTGAATCTTATCGTCCCGCTGAACGTGATCAAAGACAACCAGGACTTCTACAATTACGTTGTCCAATCCAATGAAAAGTGAGTTACTGTGGGTGATGAAGGCTGCTGGCTGTAGGCAGATTAATTTAGCGTGGCTTTCCTGTGTAACTTCCTACACTCATGGAAGTACTTGTTGATGCTGCCACACTGCTCTGCTTTTGTTCCCTGAGAGACTGAGCAGAGCAGGGGTCCTTGTGCAGACAGAAATTCTGTATTGCTGTTAGTGACTGTTTGGCCTCAGAGAACTGTGTAGAAAAGAAAATACTGCCTAATTTGTTCCAGTGATCTTCCTGTCAGTTTGAATCATGTTGGCTAAGATCCCTCATTGCTCTGTGAATCAGACTGGCTTCCCCCTGTTGTCCCAGCACTCTTTCTTGTTTTGAACAGTAGAACAATGTTGGTGGTGATTAATTTGCTCCCTGACTAaaacttttcttctcttttagcCACTGCAAAGTTCAGATAAAGGCACTAGCCAAAATCCGTGCCTTTGTTCAAGACACGTGAGTATATTCCTCTGCCTTTTGGTGAAGATTGAATTAACCTACTATTAATGAATTGTTTTGCCCTTATTAAATAAGTTATTGATTTGAGATGGTACTTGTCTTGGCCTTTGGAGCCAGGAAAGTGAAAAGTGCTTTTAGGTAGCTCAGTTTGTGTCTCCACCTGAGTTATTTGCAGAGATGTGTGGGTGGCTGGAGGAGTCCTGAAAACTGATGGTCTATTATCACCCTTGTCGAGAAGGCTTCCATGCATTGGATGATTTCCAGTTACCATAAGTGAGCTTGCTTCTTACCAGGAATGTAAGCAGAAGAGTAACTTGCAGCTGGTATTTTCAATTCAACAGTAACCATCCAAGTTGAGTGTGGGTCATAGCTGTTCATCTTTCCAGGGGCAATTCAAAACATCTATGTTACAGACCTAGAATTACCTAAAGTTTGATGTTAATTGCTTGCATAAAAATAAAGCCATTGCAATGTTTTCCTGCTATGGCTTTTCTGCTCAGGTGTTATCCAGACATAATAGGGGGTAGAAAGTTGAGAGAATATGGTAGTTAGAAATTGTCTTAGAGCTGATTCTACCTTGAAACTGTAATTTGTATGGCCTTCAGCAGGTTTGCACTGTTATTCTTAAGTAGGTCTGTGTACCCAGCTCTTGGAGATTAGCATAAGTTTGTACAAATACATAACTTAGTGAAAATATTTATACCCAGTGGTACTTTCATGGAATGAAGGGATGGCTGATAGTCAGTAGTGCAAACCATGAAACAAAGCTAAACACAGGAACtggagggtggggagggaagaCAGCAGCCTCTTTCATACAACCCTTTTGTGGAGCAGTTCATGTTTGTTGTTGTCAAGCCAGATGCTGAAAGTTCCAGATTTTATAAGGCTGGGATATAAAATGCTGCAAGATCAAGGAGGCTTCACCATCTTTAACAGTTTGCTGTCTTTCTTTAGAACGCTGGTTGAGCCACGGCAGGCTGAAATCCGAAAGGAGTGTCTCCAGCTATGGGGGGTAAGTAAGGGGTCAAGCAGGCAAATTGTGAAGGTGTCCTTGCTACAGTGAAATAAGAGTGGAGCTGCAGTAAAGATAGGACTTTCTAGACAGAGGTTCAGTATCTTGTCTTTTGGGAAAGTCAGAAAGCGTTTCAAGCTGTTGTGTAATCAAACAGGATGTCCCTGATTTATTGTGTGTGGCTTAACTGAGCAGGCTTCTTTGCAGTTGAGAATATTTCATTGTACACAGGGTGAACTTAGTGCCTAGATCCCAAGCAGCAGAGCTTTCTAAAAGGTCTCATTTTATGAGTCTGCAGTTTCTGTTTCCTAAGCTTTTGACTGCAGTGAGGCCATAGATATGGCAGTTAGTTTCACAGGCTGATGGTGTGTCTTTGATGAAAGGATATTTCATCAAAACATGCATGACATCAAAGGTTTAGACGAAATCTTTCTGGAGCTGCCGGTTGGTTTCTGTGAGATGTG comes from Melospiza melodia melodia isolate bMelMel2 chromosome 3, bMelMel2.pri, whole genome shotgun sequence and encodes:
- the CMTR1 gene encoding cap-specific mRNA (nucleoside-2'-O-)-methyltransferase 1, which produces MKRRTEPEFSSPQNKQKKRIEDLGLTLSSTSDDENQFSNHTTQESSSSTSGSDSEGDEKRPVFSNEFKQDSLVEGTSSRYSMYNSVSQKLMAKMGFREGEGLGKYGQGRKDIVEASNQKGRRGFGLTLKGFDGELNVDWQDEPEPSAYEKVDWCPECTTEIPDAQELKEWMTVGKRKLMIEDETEFCNEELLHSVLQCKSVFDELDGEEMRRARTRSNPYEMIRGAFFLNRAAMKMANMDHVFDYMFTNPKDSQGVPLIKEYDAELLYFADVCAGPGGFSEYVLWRRKWHAKGFGMTLKGPNDFKLEDFYSASSELFEPYYGEGGIDGDGDITRSENITAFQNFVLDNTDHKGVHFLMADGGFSVEGQENLQEILSKQLMLCQFLTALSIVRTGGHFVCKTFDLFTPFSVGLVYLLYCCFERICIFKPVTSRPANSERYVVCKGLKSGIEDVRDYLFTVNIRLNQLRNSDVDVNLIVPLNVIKDNQDFYNYVVQSNENHCKVQIKALAKIRAFVQDTTLVEPRQAEIRKECLQLWGIPDQARVAPSSSDPKSKFFELIQGTDIDTFSYKPTPLNSSTLEKIRQVLDYRCMVSGSEQKFLLGLGKSQIYTWGGRQSDRWTKLDLKTELPRDTLLSVEIVHELKGEGKAQRKISAIHILDVLVLNGNDVRTQHFNQRIRLAEKFVKAVSKPSRPDMNPIRVKEVYRLEEMDKIFVRLEMKVIKSSGGMPRLSYTGRDDRHFVPTGLYIVRTMNDPWTMAYSKNFKKKFFFNKMTNVATYNLLPEAIAPFHVCHYSRLFWEWGEGVKVHDSQKRQDPEKLSKETVLSFIQAHYP